GCGCCAGTACGAGGTCGACGCCGCGCCCGACGGGGCGACCGCCCTCCAGCTCGCCGCCGCCCGCCACCCCGACGTGGTCCTCCTCGACCTCGGGCTGCCCGACATGGACGGGGTCGAGGTGATCAGGGGCCTGCGCGGCTGGACCCGCGTGCCCATCCTCGTACTCTCCGCGCGCCACACCTCCGACGAGAAGGTGGAGGCCCTGGACGCCGGGGCGGACGACTACGTCACCAAGCCGTTCGGCATGGACGAGCTGCTGGCCCGGCTGCGCGCCTCGGTACGCCGGGCGGAACCGGTCGGTCAGGAGGGCGGCGCCGAGGACATCGCGCTGGTCGAGACGGCGGGCTTCACCGTCGACCTGGCGGCGAAGAAGGTGCACCGCTCCGGGCGCGACGTACGGCTCACCCCCACGGAATGGCATCTGCTGGAGGTCCTCGTCCGCAACAGCGGCCGTCTGGTCAGCCAGAAGCAGCTCCTCCAGGAGGTCTGGGGCCCCTCCTACGGCACCGAGACCAACTACCTGCGGGTCTACATGGCCCAGCTGCGCCGCAAGCTGGAGGCGGACCCCTCGCACCCCCGGCACTTCGTCACCGAACCGGGTATGGGCTACCGCTTCGAGCGCGACTGACGGGCGCCGGGTCATCCTTTCGAGTGGTCGTCCGGGGCCTCGGTGTACCGCCCGTGGGACCGGTACCCTTCGGGTATGAGTGCTGTTCCCCGATCCGAGAAAGCCGGGAAGGCCGGGAAGGCGGCGCGACCTTCCGGGCGCTTCCGCCGTATGCTCGACCGGCTCTCCAGCTCCCAGGAGGACCTGGAGTCCCAGGAGCTGCAGGAGGACGCGCAGGCCACCGGGTGCACCCGGATCTCCGAGTGCTCCGATCGGCAGATCGTGAAGGTGGCTGGTACGTTGCGGACCGTCACCCTCCGTCCCCGGGCCGGAGTGCCCGCCCTGGAGGCGGAGCTCTTCGACGGCACCGAGCCGCTGGACGTGGTCTGGCTCGGCCGTCGCTCCATCGTCGGTATCGAGCCCGGCCGCAGGATCATCGCCTCGGGGCGGGTCGCCATGAGCCATGGCCGCCGGGTGCTGTTCAACCCCACATACGAACTCCGACCGCTCGCCAAGGAGTAGCCGGTGACGTCTCTCGACAAGCCGACGTCCGAAACGGACCAGCCCCACCGTACGGCCCCGCAGCACGCCGGCGGGAGGCACGCCGCCCAGCAGGACGACGAGACGAAGGCCGTCACCGAGGCCGCCCTCTTCGAGGCCTTCGGCGGTGTGCGCGGCATGGTGGAGACAGTCCTCCCCGGGCTGCTCTTCGTCACGATCTTCACCGTCAACAAGAACCTGAACGCCTCGGCCATCGCGGCCCTGGCGGTGTCCCTGGCCCTCGTCGCCGTCCGGCTGATCCGCCGGGACACCGTCAAACACGCCTTCAGCGGCGTCTTCGGAGTGGCCTTCGGTGTCGTCTTCGCGAAGATGACGGGCGACGCCAAGGACTTCTACCTGCCGGGCATGCTCTACACCCTGGGCCTCGCGGTCGCCTACATCGGCACCGCGGTGGCCGGGGTGCCGCTGATCGGCCTGATCCTCGGCCCGGTCTTCAAGGAGAACCTCTCCTGGCGGACCCGTAACCCGGGACGGAAGAAGGCGTACACCAAGGCCAGCTACGCCTGGGGCTTCATCCTGCTGGCCAAGTGCGCGATCCTCTTCCCGCTCTACTGGTGGGCCGACACCACCGAGTTCGGCTGGGTCCTCATCGCGCTGAAGATCCCGCCGTTCCTGCTGGCGGTCTATCTGACCTGGGTCTTCCTCGCGAAGGCGCCGGCGCCCATCGACGTGTTCGCCGAGATGGAGGCCGAGGAACAGGCCGAGAAGGAGCGCAAGGCGCAGGCCGCCGCGGCGCTCCGCGACCCGGACGCCTGACCCGTACATCCTGCTGCCGGACGGGGAAGGGGCCCGGAACCGCTCAGCGGTTCCGGGCCCCTTCCCCCGTCTCTGCCGGTCAGTCCTCCGACGGATCGCGGCGGACCGACAACAGGTCCTCCAACTGCTCCTCGCGCGCCTGGGCGGCCACGAACAGCAGCTCGTCACCGGCCTCCAGGGTCTCCTCGGGGCCCGGCGTCAGCACCCGCGTCCCCCGGATGATCGTCACCAGCGAGGTGTCCTCGGGCCAGGCGACGTCCCCGACCCGGGTACCGGCCAGCGCCGACTCCGGTGGCAGCGTCAGCTCCACCAGGTTGGCGTCGCCGTGGCTGAAGCGCAGCAGCCGGACCAGATCGCCGACGCTCACCGCCTCCTCGACCAGGGCCGACATCAGACGCGGCGTCGAGACGGCGACGTCCACGCCCCAGGACTCGTTGAACAGCCACTCGTTCTTCGGGTTGTTCACCCGCGCCACCACGCGCGGCACGCCGTACTCGGTCTTGGCGAGCAGCGAGACGACCAGATTGACCTTGTCGTCCCCGGTCGCGGCGATGACCACGTTGCACCGCTGCAGCGCGGCCTCGTCCAGCGAGGTGATCTCACAGGCGTCCGCGAGCAGCCACTCGGCCATCGGCACCCGCTCCACCGAGATGGCGGTCGGCGCCTTGTCGATCAGCAGCACCTCGTGCCCGTTCTCCAGCAGCTCGGCTGCGATGGAACGGCCCACCGCGCCCGCCCCGGCAATCGACACACGCATCAGTGACCGTCCTCCTCGGGACCCTGGGCGAAGGCCTCTTCGACCTTGGCGATCTCGTCCGTACGCATCATCACGTGGACCAGGTCGCCCTCCTGGAGGACGGTCTGCGAGCTGGGCAGTATGGCCTCGCCCAACCGGGTGAGGAAGGCGACACGGACCCCCGTCTCCTCCTGGAGCGTGCTGATCTTGTGGCCGATCCAGGACGGCGTCGTGTGCACCTCGGCGAGCTGCACACCTCCGCTCGGATCGCGCCACAGGGGCTCGGCGCCCGAAGGCAGCAGCCGCCGCAGCATCTGGTCCGCCGTCCAGCGGACCGTCGCCACGGTGGGGATGCCGAGGCGCTGGTAGACCTCGGCGCGCCGGGGGTCGTAGATCCGCGCCGCGACGTTCTCGATGGAGAACATCTCGCGGGCCACCCGGGCCGCGATGATGTTCGAGTTGTCGCCGCTGCTGACCGCGGCGAACGCCCCGGCGTCCTCGATCCCCGCCTCGCGGAGGGTGTCCTGGTCGAAGCCGACCCCGGTGACCCGGCGACCGCCGAATCCGGACCCGAGGCGACGGAACGCCGTGGGGTCCTGGTCGATCACCGCGACGGTGTGCCCCTGCTGTTCCAGGGTCTGTGCGAGAGCGGCTCCGACGCGCCCGCAGCCCATGATGACGATGTGCACTGTGCGCCTACCCCGCCGTCCTGGTCATCCGGCTGACCTGCGAAAACACGCTGCTCACACTTCTCTCTCAGCTTGCTGGGCAAACAACGGGACACACACCCGCGGCGCGGCCCGAGGTCGAGCTTAAGCGCCGGAGAAGGCGATCCCTCATCCGAGTGTCCGCATCCTCGCGCACTCCGGCAAAGGGAAAGCAAAATAGGCCGAACGAGTGCAAGGATTCCGTTAAAGAATGGTGAGGCGTTCTCCGCCGACCGCAGGAGATTGCGGGGCCACGTCGAAAGGGCGTGCGTTTCGGCCACGGGCTCCGCTTACGATCCTCAGCGTGTCCAAACTGACCGACCTGCCCAAACGGATCCTGATCGGCCGGGCGTTGCGCAGCGACAAGCTCGGGGAGACCCTCCTCCCCAAGCGCATCGCACTCCCCGTCTTCGCGTCCGACCCGTTGTCCTCGGTGGCGTACGCGCCGGGAGAAGTCCTCCTCGTGCTGTCCATCGCGGGGGTGTCGGCGTACCACTTCAGCCCCTGGATCGCCGTCGCGGTCGTCGTCCTCATGTTCACGGTCGTCGCCTCCTACCGGCAGAACGTCCGCGCGTACCCGAGCGGCGGCGGCGACTACGAGGTCGCGACCACCAACCTCGGCCCCAAGTCCGGACTGACCGTCGCCAGCGCCCTGCTCGTCGACTACGTCCTCACCGTCGCCGTCTCGATCTCCTCCGGCGTCGAGAACCTCGGCTCCGCGATCCCGTTCGTCATCGAGCACAAGACGCTCTGCGCCGTCGGCGCCATCGTCCTGCTCACCCTGATGAACCTGCGAGGCGTCAAGGAGTCCGGGAAGCTCTTCGCCATCCCCACCTACCTCTTCGTGGCCGGCGTCTTCCTCATGATCCTGTGGGGCGCTTTCCGGGGAGTGATCCTCGGCGACACGATGCACGCGCCCACCTCCGAACTGGAGATCAAGCCCGAACACGAGGGGCTGGCCGGCTTCGCCCTCGTCTTCCTCCTCCTGCGGGCCTTCTCCTCCGGCTGCGCCGCCCTCACCGGGGTCGAGGCGATCAGCAACGGGGTGCCCGCCTTCCGGAAGCCGAAGAGCAGGAACGCCGCGACCACGCTCGCCATGATGGGCCTGCTCGCCGTCACCATGTTCTGCGGCATCATCGGCCTGGCCCTGGCCACCGACGTCAAGATGGCCGAGAACCCGGCGGTCGACCTGATCCGCGACGGCGTCCCGGTCGGCGCGGACTACACCCAGGACCCGGTCATCGCCCAGGTCGCCGAGGCGGTCTTCGGCCACGGTTCCTTCCTCTTCATGGTCCTCGCCGCAGCCACCGCCCTGGTCCTCTTCCTCGCCGCGAACACCGCGTACAACGGTTTCCCGCTGCTCGGCTCGATCCTCGCCCAGGACCGCTACCTGCCGCGCCAACTGCACACGCGCGGCGACC
The nucleotide sequence above comes from Streptomyces sp. NBC_01116. Encoded proteins:
- a CDS encoding response regulator, translating into MTRVLVVDDEPQIVRALVINLKARQYEVDAAPDGATALQLAAARHPDVVLLDLGLPDMDGVEVIRGLRGWTRVPILVLSARHTSDEKVEALDAGADDYVTKPFGMDELLARLRASVRRAEPVGQEGGAEDIALVETAGFTVDLAAKKVHRSGRDVRLTPTEWHLLEVLVRNSGRLVSQKQLLQEVWGPSYGTETNYLRVYMAQLRRKLEADPSHPRHFVTEPGMGYRFERD
- a CDS encoding APC family permease, which codes for MSKLTDLPKRILIGRALRSDKLGETLLPKRIALPVFASDPLSSVAYAPGEVLLVLSIAGVSAYHFSPWIAVAVVVLMFTVVASYRQNVRAYPSGGGDYEVATTNLGPKSGLTVASALLVDYVLTVAVSISSGVENLGSAIPFVIEHKTLCAVGAIVLLTLMNLRGVKESGKLFAIPTYLFVAGVFLMILWGAFRGVILGDTMHAPTSELEIKPEHEGLAGFALVFLLLRAFSSGCAALTGVEAISNGVPAFRKPKSRNAATTLAMMGLLAVTMFCGIIGLALATDVKMAENPAVDLIRDGVPVGADYTQDPVIAQVAEAVFGHGSFLFMVLAAATALVLFLAANTAYNGFPLLGSILAQDRYLPRQLHTRGDRLAFSNGIVLLAGAAILLVGVYGADSTRLIQLYIVGVFVSFTLSQTGMVRHWNRLLTDERDQAKRRHMLRSRAINAFGAFFCGMVLVIVLATKFTHGAWVALLGMVIFYGTMTAIRKHYDRVAAEIAADDAPDESARPSRVHAIVLVSKLHRPTLRALAYAQLIRADHLEALSISVDPDETKALREDWERRAVNVPLKILDSPYREVTRPVIEYVKGLRRQSPRDVVSVYIPEYVVGHWYEHLLHNQSALRLKGRLLFTPGVMVTSVPYQLQSSEAARKRARKRADWSAPGSVRRGPVERRHKEPNRKG
- a CDS encoding OB-fold nucleic acid binding domain-containing protein gives rise to the protein MSAVPRSEKAGKAGKAARPSGRFRRMLDRLSSSQEDLESQELQEDAQATGCTRISECSDRQIVKVAGTLRTVTLRPRAGVPALEAELFDGTEPLDVVWLGRRSIVGIEPGRRIIASGRVAMSHGRRVLFNPTYELRPLAKE
- a CDS encoding TrkA family potassium uptake protein gives rise to the protein MRVSIAGAGAVGRSIAAELLENGHEVLLIDKAPTAISVERVPMAEWLLADACEITSLDEAALQRCNVVIAATGDDKVNLVVSLLAKTEYGVPRVVARVNNPKNEWLFNESWGVDVAVSTPRLMSALVEEAVSVGDLVRLLRFSHGDANLVELTLPPESALAGTRVGDVAWPEDTSLVTIIRGTRVLTPGPEETLEAGDELLFVAAQAREEQLEDLLSVRRDPSED
- a CDS encoding TrkA family potassium uptake protein produces the protein MHIVIMGCGRVGAALAQTLEQQGHTVAVIDQDPTAFRRLGSGFGGRRVTGVGFDQDTLREAGIEDAGAFAAVSSGDNSNIIAARVAREMFSIENVAARIYDPRRAEVYQRLGIPTVATVRWTADQMLRRLLPSGAEPLWRDPSGGVQLAEVHTTPSWIGHKISTLQEETGVRVAFLTRLGEAILPSSQTVLQEGDLVHVMMRTDEIAKVEEAFAQGPEEDGH
- a CDS encoding DUF3159 domain-containing protein, whose protein sequence is MTSLDKPTSETDQPHRTAPQHAGGRHAAQQDDETKAVTEAALFEAFGGVRGMVETVLPGLLFVTIFTVNKNLNASAIAALAVSLALVAVRLIRRDTVKHAFSGVFGVAFGVVFAKMTGDAKDFYLPGMLYTLGLAVAYIGTAVAGVPLIGLILGPVFKENLSWRTRNPGRKKAYTKASYAWGFILLAKCAILFPLYWWADTTEFGWVLIALKIPPFLLAVYLTWVFLAKAPAPIDVFAEMEAEEQAEKERKAQAAAALRDPDA